TAGCGGAGGGACTGTCGGGCTGCTTGTGGCTGCTTTTTCACTGACACAGTTCTTATTCTCACCTGTAGCGGGTAGGTTATCTGATTCTTGGGGACGGAAAAAGATTATTGTCGCAGGCATGATCATTTTTGCGCTATCCGAGTTGCTATTCGGGGTCGCGAACACGCCATTTTTTCTCTTTACAGCGAGATTCCTAGGGGGGATCGGTGCTGCTCTCATTATGCCTGCCGTTATGGCATATACAGCAGATACCACTTCCACGGAAGAAAGAGGTAAAGGAATGGGGTACATTAATGCTGCGATCACGACAGGTTTTATCATCGGTCCTGGGATCGGAGGATTCATCGCTGAATTCGGCATACGTGTACCCTTTTATGGGGCGGCTGCTGCCGGAATGATCGCTGCAATTATTACTTTATTTGTTTTGCCTGAATCTTCACCCTCAGTGCAGCGCGAGAAATCGACAACGACAGCGACAACGACAGCGACAACGACAAAAAAACAGGGTTTCTTTACACAGTTGATGCAGTCATACCGAGAGCCTTATTTTTTCAGTCTGATTATCGTGTTCGTCATGGCTTTTGGTTTGGCCAATTATGAGACGGTCTTTGGATTGTTTGTAGACCATAAATTTAGTTTTACGCCTAAAGACATTGCATTTATTATTACGTTCGGGTCCATAGCCGGTGCCGTTGTGCAAGTCACTGTATTCGGTTGGATATTAGACCAATTTGGCGAGAAAAAAGTGATCTCTATTTGCTTGCTACTTGCGGCTCTGTTCATCCTGTTGACACTGTTTGTGAACAGCTATTGGATGATTATCGTGGTAACTTTTATTGTGTTCTTATCGATTGATATTTTGCGTCCAGCCATTAGTACACAGATGTCTAAAATGGCCGAAGATCAGCAAGGGTTTGTCGCAGGTCTAAACTCGGCTTATACCAGCTTGGGAAATATCGCAGGACCTATAGTTGCAGGATATTTATTTGATCTAGACATTAATTTCCCCTATGTATCGGCGTTCTTGGTTCTGGGTTTATGTTTCTTTCTATCACTCAAGGCTGGAAAATCCAGCAGAAACACGAGACTTATGAAATCTTAATGGAGAAGATTTTCTGAAGATTTATAGCAGTTTATGTAACCCACATATTGACATTCTATACTAATACATGATATATAAAAACAAGGATTAGCACTCTGATATCCAGAGTGCTAATCTTGTTCCAACATTTCAGCTAGATTCAAACATATCCAAATAAACCATCCTATTATTTTCTTATATTGAAGGGAGAACTATTCATGGCAAAGAAAAAGTTTAAAGCAGAATCGAAAAGATTGCTAGAAATGATGATTAACTCGATTTATACGCAAAAAGAAATATTTTTGAGAGAGCTTGTGTCTAATGCTAGTGACGCTATTGATAAAATATATTACAAAGCATTATCTGATGATCAATTGGTATTTAATCAAGAGGACTATTACATTAAAGTAACGGCCGATAAGGGAAGTCGTACTTTGACAATTACCGATACAGGTATTGGGATGACGAAAGAGGATCTTGAGAATAACTTGGGAATTATCGCCAAGAGTGGCTCATTATCATTCAAGAAAGAGAATGAATCCCAAGATGGACACAATATTATTGGTCAATTCGGGGTTGGATTCTATGCAGCTTTCATGGTGGCGGATGTGGTTACTGTAAATAGTAAAGCATTGGGTAGCGATGAAGCATTTAAATGGGAATCTGAGGGTGCAGACGGATATACGATTGAGCCATGTGAGAAGGAATCGGTAGGTACTGAAATTATTTTGCAAATTAAAGAGAGTACTGAAGATGATCAATATGACGAGTATTTAGATGAATATCGGTTAAAATCGATTATTAAGAAATACTCCGACTTCATTAGATTCCCGATTAAGATGGATGTTAAGGGACAACGCCCTAAAGAAGATAGCGAGAATGAATTCGAGGAATTTGAAGAAGAACAAACCGTAAACAGTATGGTACCAATTTGGCGGAAAAATAAGAATGAGCTGACAGAAGAAGATTATAACAACTTTTATGCTGAAAAACGTTATGGTTTCGATAAGCCCATTAAACATATTCATATTAGCGCAGATGGTGCTGTAGTATATAATGCTATTCTATATATCCCAGAGAATACGCCGTTTGATTATTATACGAAGGAATATGAGAAGGGACTAGAGCTTTATTCGAATGGTGTGTTGATCATGGATAAGTGCTCAGACCTTCTTCCTGATTATTTCAGCTTTGTTAAAGGGATGGTTGACTCAGAGGATTTGTCACTTAATATCTCAAGAGAGCTATTACAGCATGATAGACAACTTAAACTCATTGCCAAGAACATTAAGAATAAAATCAAAAGTCAAT
The nucleotide sequence above comes from Paenibacillus sp. IHBB 10380. Encoded proteins:
- a CDS encoding MFS transporter — encoded protein: MSLLTRNRGAILLLMLNIFLVFTGIGLVIPIMPAYMNELQISGGTVGLLVAAFSLTQFLFSPVAGRLSDSWGRKKIIVAGMIIFALSELLFGVANTPFFLFTARFLGGIGAALIMPAVMAYTADTTSTEERGKGMGYINAAITTGFIIGPGIGGFIAEFGIRVPFYGAAAAGMIAAIITLFVLPESSPSVQREKSTTTATTTATTTKKQGFFTQLMQSYREPYFFSLIIVFVMAFGLANYETVFGLFVDHKFSFTPKDIAFIITFGSIAGAVVQVTVFGWILDQFGEKKVISICLLLAALFILLTLFVNSYWMIIVVTFIVFLSIDILRPAISTQMSKMAEDQQGFVAGLNSAYTSLGNIAGPIVAGYLFDLDINFPYVSAFLVLGLCFFLSLKAGKSSRNTRLMKS
- the htpG gene encoding molecular chaperone HtpG, which encodes MAKKKFKAESKRLLEMMINSIYTQKEIFLRELVSNASDAIDKIYYKALSDDQLVFNQEDYYIKVTADKGSRTLTITDTGIGMTKEDLENNLGIIAKSGSLSFKKENESQDGHNIIGQFGVGFYAAFMVADVVTVNSKALGSDEAFKWESEGADGYTIEPCEKESVGTEIILQIKESTEDDQYDEYLDEYRLKSIIKKYSDFIRFPIKMDVKGQRPKEDSENEFEEFEEEQTVNSMVPIWRKNKNELTEEDYNNFYAEKRYGFDKPIKHIHISADGAVVYNAILYIPENTPFDYYTKEYEKGLELYSNGVLIMDKCSDLLPDYFSFVKGMVDSEDLSLNISRELLQHDRQLKLIAKNIKNKIKSQLQSLLKDEREQYEQFYKSFGRQLKFGVYNDYGMEKEVLQDLLMFYSSKEKKLVSLDEYVLRMPEDQKYIYYASGESMDRIDKLPQTEMVSDKGYEILYFTDDIDEFAIKMIQNYKEKEFKSVSSGDLGIESEANEEKSEAEENDNKELFEYMTSLLTNKVKNVKASKRLRTHPVCLSTDGEVTIEMEKILKAMPNGQDVQADKVLEININHEVFKSLKDAYTQDKEKLNLYTNLLYTQALLIEGLPIQDPVEFTNDICKIMV